The Moorena sp. SIOASIH genome includes a window with the following:
- a CDS encoding type I polyketide synthase, which translates to FLDVVSALGLVPQQVDGMSQKHLVEMDSFGGECAGEVVAVGSEVTGFHVGDSVMAMAQGSFSQYVTVDATYVVIKPEHLGFEEAASIPINFLTAYYALHYVAKIKGGDRILIHAGAGGTGMAAVQIAQRAGAEVLATASPPKWEALRNMGVKHIMNSRTLEFADQVMEITQGQGVDIVLNSLTSGEFISKSMSVVTQSGRFVEIAKRGVWDSSKVAAFRPDVSYFVVDLVKESQQQPELINSMLQGLKEEFGDGLLQPPPVKVFPIEKVIDAFRYMQQAKHIGKIVVSQTQLADGTTQKPLSFRSDASYLITGGMGGLGLLVASWMVSKGAKHLVLLGRRSPDDAIRKKITELEMAGAEVVVEKADVSDGKSMREVWKRIEELNRPLAGVIHSAGMLSDRVLQNQSWPGFEQVMAPKVQGAWHLHQLTQNQPLDFFVLFSSAASLLGSPGQGNHSAANAFLDGLAHYRRGMGLPGLSIHWGAVSQVGEAAERGADVRAGKQGMGAISPAQVLESLELLMSGSDVEVGVVPIEWSGWQERVAQWPFLADWQETILEVAEPSKSDFLLKLEATPPSERRLLLLAHVRRQVAQVLGINHPESIALETGFFDLGMDSLTSVELRNKLQSSLKCSIPSTLAFDYPKLNKLVDYLAQQLNLIDAQDDTELRSPNPCEEKSSELSDASPLTEVELEASFIKEIEELEKLI; encoded by the coding sequence TTTTCTAGATGTAGTATCTGCATTAGGATTAGTCCCTCAGCAAGTGGATGGAATGTCTCAAAAACACTTAGTAGAGATGGACAGTTTTGGTGGAGAGTGTGCGGGTGAAGTAGTAGCTGTAGGGTCAGAAGTCACAGGCTTTCATGTAGGGGATTCAGTTATGGCTATGGCTCAAGGCAGCTTTAGTCAGTATGTAACTGTTGATGCTACCTATGTAGTTATTAAGCCAGAACATCTAGGCTTTGAAGAAGCAGCATCTATTCCAATTAATTTTTTAACAGCTTATTATGCTTTGCATTATGTGGCTAAGATTAAGGGTGGCGATCGCATTCTCATCCATGCTGGTGCCGGAGGTACGGGAATGGCAGCAGTTCAAATCGCACAGCGAGCAGGAGCTGAGGTTTTGGCTACAGCAAGTCCGCCCAAATGGGAAGCATTACGAAATATGGGTGTTAAACATATTATGAATTCCCGGACATTAGAATTTGCTGACCAGGTGATGGAAATAACTCAAGGTCAAGGAGTGGATATTGTACTTAACTCTCTGACTTCTGGGGAATTTATTAGTAAGAGTATGTCAGTGGTAACTCAGAGTGGTCGGTTTGTGGAAATCGCCAAGCGAGGAGTATGGGATTCAAGCAAAGTTGCAGCATTCAGACCGGATGTATCTTATTTTGTGGTGGATTTAGTCAAAGAGTCTCAACAGCAACCAGAATTAATCAATTCTATGTTGCAAGGGTTGAAAGAGGAATTTGGCGATGGTTTACTACAACCACCACCAGTGAAGGTATTTCCTATAGAGAAAGTCATCGATGCCTTCCGTTATATGCAGCAAGCCAAACATATAGGTAAGATTGTGGTGAGTCAAACACAACTTGCTGATGGTACGACTCAAAAGCCTTTAAGTTTCCGTTCGGACGCTAGCTACCTGATAACAGGAGGTATGGGAGGTTTGGGCTTACTGGTAGCTAGTTGGATGGTGTCAAAGGGGGCTAAACATTTGGTATTGTTGGGACGCCGTTCACCGGATGATGCTATTAGGAAAAAAATAACAGAGTTAGAAATGGCAGGAGCGGAAGTGGTAGTGGAAAAGGCCGATGTGTCTGATGGGAAATCGATGAGAGAGGTGTGGAAGAGAATTGAGGAGTTAAACAGACCCTTAGCAGGAGTGATTCATTCAGCAGGAATGTTATCAGATAGAGTGCTACAAAACCAGAGTTGGCCTGGTTTTGAGCAGGTGATGGCACCGAAAGTCCAAGGTGCTTGGCACTTGCATCAATTGACTCAAAATCAACCATTGGACTTTTTTGTGCTGTTTTCTTCAGCAGCATCTCTGTTGGGTTCGCCTGGTCAGGGAAATCATTCTGCAGCTAATGCTTTCCTTGATGGTTTAGCCCATTATCGTCGCGGGATGGGATTACCAGGATTGAGCATTCATTGGGGAGCCGTTTCTCAAGTAGGAGAGGCAGCCGAACGGGGTGCAGATGTGAGGGCAGGTAAGCAGGGGATGGGTGCAATATCTCCGGCTCAGGTATTGGAGTCTCTAGAGCTATTGATGAGTGGTTCGGATGTGGAAGTAGGGGTAGTGCCTATTGAGTGGTCAGGGTGGCAGGAGAGAGTGGCACAGTGGCCGTTTTTAGCAGATTGGCAGGAAACTATACTAGAGGTGGCAGAACCATCGAAGTCAGATTTTCTGTTAAAGTTAGAGGCCACACCACCCAGTGAGCGTCGTTTGTTGTTGTTGGCTCATGTGCGTCGTCAGGTGGCTCAAGTGTTGGGGATTAATCATCCTGAATCAATTGCCTTGGAAACAGGGTTTTTTGACTTGGGTATGGATTCTTTGACTTCTGTGGAGTTGAGGAATAAGTTGCAAAGTAGCTTGAAGTGTTCGATACCCTCTACTCTAGCTTTTGATTATCCAAAGCTTAATAAGCTAGTAGATTACTTAGCCCAACAATTAAACTTAATAGATGCTCAAGATGATACTGAGTTGCGATCGCCTAACCCATGTGAAGAAAAGTCATCCGAGTTATCAGATGCTAGTCCACTGACAGAAGTTGAATTAGAAGCATCATTTATTAAAGAAATTGAAGAATTAGAAAAATTAATTTAA